The following is a genomic window from Theobroma cacao cultivar B97-61/B2 chromosome 10, Criollo_cocoa_genome_V2, whole genome shotgun sequence.
GCaacattttcatttgttttagcCATAAACAATACCTCCTCAGATTCATTAACCTCTTCTGCCACTGTAGCCTTACCTTCAACTTCTTGTTTATTGGCTTTGCACACCTTCTCCACATGTCCAAGTTGATTACAGGCTCGACACTTCACATTAAGCCTGTACCAACAATACTTTGGAGTGTGATTGGGCTTCTTAGAATAAGTGCAAGGGGGATATTTATCTTGATTCTTTCATTGCTTTGCAGTACCAGATTTAGTGCCTTTGGTACTATTCTTCTTCGAGTTATCAACTTTGACCCTTAAGCCCTTAATTTTAGCAACTAAGGCATTTTCAACAGAGTCCTCATACTTGAGAGCCTTTCTTTACTCAAAAGCTAATAGAGTAGAGATTAACTCTTTCACAAAAATTTTAGTCAAATCCTTTGAACCTTCAAGTGAAGGCACTTTTAATTCAAACTTATCTGACATACTCACCAAAATCTTGTTAACTATCCTTTGATTAGTGACATCTTGTCCCAGCATCTTGAGCTAATTCACCAGTTTGAACATCGTATCTGTACACTCTTGAATGCTATCATCTTCCTTCATCTTCATCACCTCAAACTGTCTTGATAGATTTATAATCTGTATAACCTTTGTTCTGTCATTGCCTTGATATTCTTCACTAATACTGTCCCACACTTGCGTAGGATCCTCTAAATGCATAATCTTCTTAAAGATTGACTTTGACACAGAAGACTGAAAGCTAATTAAAGCCTTGTACCTCTTTGCAACTTCCTCCGAGTGCTGGTTAATCTGAGTAAGGGTTGGATTCGCATGCCTTTGAATAAGCATCTTACCAGATTCCACCACATCCCACAAGTCAAACGCCTGGAGATATGACCTCTAATCACTACCCAAAAGGCATAATTAATGCCAATGAACACAAGAGGTGTAGCTGCATCGAATCCAGCTGTAGCCATGTTAAAATCGGAGATGCTATGATCAAAAACAGCGTGTTACATGTCTCTTGAGATAAAACGCTTTGATACCATGAAAGAAAACTAAGAACTTAGTTATTCTTCCTGAAAATAGAGGCTAAGaaagataaagaagaaaacagaGCACAGGCTGAAGAAAAAAGGAACTTCATTAATCAGAGGAAAAATCAACTGcaataattacaaaatttatatatatactcaaATCTTTTTCACACTCCCTAAGATGTAGCCTTGAAAACATAAACCGATGCAAAGGAATGAAAAGGCACAGAAAAACAAGATGCAGTTTTCTGTGCACTAATGGCTACAACaacaaaagaacaagaagGCCATTGGCtttataaaaaacaaaatcaaaatgacGCTCATATAAAGCGTttagaagaaacaaaataagatGTTGAATAAACGACAGTCTATTAAGTCGTTTAAACAACTTGCACGCTAAACATAAAACAACACAAACATTTACAGTATTGCAAACTGTAAATACTTAACGAACAACTATACGACACCGTTCAGCATTGGTTTGAATCCTTCTTCAACCTTCCAGCCTTCAGTTGCTTCCCGCTTCCATCTGAGGCTAGATTTCCATATTTGAAGGTAACTCTTTTAACAACTCTACTCTCTCAATCTCAAATTATAAATTACCAGAATTGCTACATTGTTTTGGTACATATAACAGAGTTTGGGATAGAGTAATATCAGAAATATGCAACCCCATGTGAAAATAAGCTACTACGCTTTCTTCAAGGTGTTTCTTGCTTGAGTTTTTATCATAAAGAAAGTCCTTTTCAAGCAGTGTTTTCAGTGGAAAGCAGGAGTGGAGCAGTGAGGATGCCAACTAAAATATGTACTTCTTTTTGAGTTAAATCTCTGCTTGGAAAAAGACTTGATCTGTTTTTCtcgataaaaagaaaaagattagcACAATTGcattataaaatttaaggCATCGTTAACTTGGCTTGTGGTTTACAAGATTCCACCAATTCATTTATGCTTACGTCAATGGGTTTTACATCAGCTAGCTTAGCTGCACCAGAATCCATCACCATAGCAGCTCCATCGTTAGACTCAAAATACTATGTACGTAGCCTTTTTCCCCTCATTCATCAGCATCAAATCTGCTAAAATGGGATAAGGTTGCTAATGCAAAATCCCACTCCACAGACTCCAAAAGTTTATTCTTGGAAAGAGCATTTGGAAACGATATGCAAATCATTAAGTAAATTTAGAAACGATGTGGACCAATATTTGCAGGAAAATAAGGTACAATTTATTAACAACAAATTAGCTAAactgcttcttcttttttttcctattaGGAAGAGCATTTGCCTTGGAAGTTGGAATTGTTTatgttttcttatttattctggttttttttcgatttttgaaaaggaaataatTAACTAAAGTGATGAAATTCTTGGCTGTCACTTCATGAGTGCAAAGATGTGCTTCAATTTCCTTGCATATATTAGGGAACATAGCAATAATTTGTGACACACAGTTGAATGCTACTAATGACAAACGGGAAGGCAACTCTTTCCAACCTACTACTGATTATATGTACAAAACAAACTTCATTTGTTGAAAGATGAACTACTGTTTTATAAGATACTACAACAACAAGTGCGTGggggaggaggaggaggaggaggaggaggaggggGAGGAACATACAGCGGTAGCTGACTAAGGTAGCGTTCTGGTAAACAGCTCGGATCTGGAAAAGCTAACACAGGCGCATCGTTACCCGTTACTTTGCCATGAGCATCAATCTCTGCATAATTTTCGATGggatattcaattttttgtgGTTGTAAAGGAGGATCTGCCTGAAATATAGGCGCCTGCTTCTTGGGAAAAATACCTTGTGCAGTACTTGGCACAGGTAAATTGGTTTTTGTAGGAGGCGGCAGAGCTGAAGGAAGGTCCTTGGGAAAAATACCTTGTGCAGTACTTGGCACAGGTAAATTGGTTTTTGTAGGAGGCGGCAGAGCTGAAGGAAGGTCCTGCTGAGAATAGACGTTGGAACTTTTTTTATCAGTGGGAGGATGTTTGTCCTTTGAAGGATGCTGCTCTTCTGAAAGAACCCCATTTGGAGGCTGCTTTGTCTGGGGCTGATTGCTCTGAAGATGATCTCTTGAAAGATGAATTCCCGAAGGAACCTCATTTGGAGGCTGTCTAGGCTGGTAACGGTGGGAAGTTTGATTGCTTGGATGATGATCATTTTTTCCAGGATTTTGT
Proteins encoded in this region:
- the LOC18586290 gene encoding extensin isoform X1 — encoded protein: MRKEMSSSLQGATAKDGSPGDNLPRESSQSYSYPAQKKQQFSRGYPSFSQQSQPSVPVLPPRQDPPKIDFQPSSSQASDKTKQLQPLNGVPDHQRSNLQPQQQPPSVRGLPLPENPPKGNYHPPSFQTSDHVLEPSNGIPSQGYSTKDNHHLLSDQSSNQPPSKQNPGKNDHHPSNQTSHRYQPRQPPNEVPSGIHLSRDHLQSNQPQTKQPPNGVLSEEQHPSKDKHPPTDKKSSNVYSQQDLPSALPPPTKTNLPVPSTAQGIFPKKQAPIFQADPPLQPQKIEYPIENYAEIDAHGKVTGNDAPVLAFPDPSCLPERYLSQLPLYVPPPPPPPPPPPPPRTCCCSIL
- the LOC18586290 gene encoding extensin isoform X2, with the translated sequence MRKEMSSSLQGATAKDGSPGDNLPRESSQSYSYPAQKKQQFSRGYPSFSQQSQPSVPVLPPRQDPPKIDFQPSSSQASDKTKQLQPLNGVPDHQRSNLQPQQQPPSVRGLPLPENPPKGNYHPPSFQTSDHVLEPSNGIPSQGYSTKDNHHLLSDQSSNQPPSKQNPGKNDHHPSNQTSHRYQPRQPPNEVPSGIHLSRDHLQSNQPQTKQPPNGVLSEEQHPSKDKHPPTDKKSSNVYSQQDLPSALPPPTKTNLPVPSTAQGIFPKKQAPIFQADPPLQPQKIEYPIENYAEIDAHGKVTGNDAPVLAFPDPSCLPERYLSQLPLYVPPPPPPPPPPPPPRTCCCSIL